The following is a genomic window from Numenius arquata chromosome 12, bNumArq3.hap1.1, whole genome shotgun sequence.
cttcttgctctctcatctcaggggacgCTCGACCcaggaatgagcagctctctgccctttggcaggactcggagcaagcccaccttcttcagccttaaaccccccatgccagcccctgggtccgagcagcccgtgcagagcagggtcaggagaactgcaacttgtgaagcaaagctcctgctgcgctggggggatgagcctggtacccctgGCTCTGCGCTGGAGTCGGGGCTCTGGCTGTCTCTCAgccctttgccggccagggctgctgtggtggggttatggttggagaaaacCCATGACAGTTTATTGTCATTGAGACAATTATTCTACCATTCGATGACCCCTCCCAACCCACGAAGGGGAatcaaggaaaacaaggaaaaacatgggTTGAAATTTAAATGGAGCTAATAgagtaagactaaataattaataacactaaagaataactattgatcctgataccaatatacccaaggactatccccagcccattccccagcaggaagccgtgcactcccagcagggacagcaaatgtgggaccccaCGAGCGCTGCAGCTTTGTACGAAGGGAAGGGCtgagggctccagcaccggggcaaggagttctctggacccaccaccatcgagggagagagagaactacgcagcaagctttctaatttatactgaatgtggcgttcatggtgtgaaacaatcctgttggcagcctgggtcaagtgcccgggtctcactcctcctcatccctgctcctgggATAAGTCACCACATTTTGGCCAAActgccagagatgctgctgcaggaggcaacACGTTGCAGGTGATCCTGGCTGCGTGGTGGCCctttgggtcacttgtcctgcCAACCTGGTGCTCTGGCTTTGCCCtagtgctgctgctcccagcactgctcgggcctcagcaggagctggggcagcccaaatccaagcagaGGTGGAGTGACCAGTCACAACCACACACTGGGGAGATTTGGCAATGAGGATCTCTGCCCTCCTGGGCTGGTGCTGCCTCAGGTTTCCCACCGGTTCCAGCCCGGTGGCTTCTGCCAGTGGGCAACAACCCCAGTGCTGACACCAACCTGGTGGGGGATGCTGCATCTGTGTGGCCTGATCCTGGCTTGTGCCCCATgagtccctttcctttccctccagaaggaaggggagcagaaggtctCCTGcctgctttgatggcatcacggcaggggtcgatcacctcagagctcaggctttgctggggacctctttgctgttggggacaccactcgccagcagcccatgaaccccactGGGGCCCAGTGCcctcccctgcgtcagcgggacccctctgtgcacagggaccccctgcccccggggcagccgtgccagcacccccagccccctccagccccgggaacccccagcaagaggaaaccacagctctgcaaacgccacGGGTGCccaaggcaacacagagagagcttgggtctgaaaaacatacatacaactctttattaacaacacgacaactttcaacaactatttacaaaacaacaactctggaaaactatttGCAAAAAAACAACTATACAGAACTATTTACCAAGTCTCCTCCTGTTGCCTCCTCTCCCTTGCCGTTggtgcccacagctctgctggccctggaagcaaagcaagcggcagggccctttggctaaTGAGCAGTGCCCggcgagcagagctggggttcccgagccggctcaacagcagcagctgcttcggctggggcttggccctgacAGGCATTCCacggccacagccctgggacttgctggggagagcaggactctgccgccagtgctgagcTCCGGCTTCCGCTTGTGTGTCCCGGCCCCAAGAaaccgctcccgtcccaaagctgAGAGGGGCTGAGGGCAGTGCAGTGGGGGTGGTTGTGCCCACTGGCTCTACACCTCTTTTGCCGTCCACCTCCTCAGGACATCGTGCACAAGCTTTTCCACGTGCTCTCTCGTGTCCAATGTGGGCTGCTCAGCCTTGCCTTTGAATAGGCTTTAGGCGCACTGCTCTGGGCTTTGGACCCGCTGGAGGGACGGGCTGGAGGAATGACTTTGGGCCCATGGAGGGGAAGGCGTTTTCCGCGGGAGagctctcctccccttcctgtGTTGGTGGCTCTGAGAGACACTTTCCACAATTTGGTCTGGGGGGCAGTGCAGGGCCAGGCTGAGGGATGCGCTCTGATACAGAGGCCGATGTCGAAGTTGCCTTGGTCCTTACATTCACGGTGCTGGCTAAGGACGGCTTAGAACCAGCATCAGGACTGGCCCTCCTGGGCGGCTCGGCACCTTCTTGTCCCGGCTGAGATGGGGAGCAGGTTTGGCCTTCATCCAAAACTGCCGTCACCCTCCTGCATCGCCCCGATTTTGAGGAGATCTTTCTGCTCTTGGCTGGAGGTGGGCTAGTTGGTCTTCGAGGCTGCCGCAGCCGCTCGCCCAGGCAAGAAGGGTAGATGGCTCCTGGCGGATTCTGGGCATCCTTCAATTTGGCCAGGTGTTTCTGAAGTCTCTCCTGAAAAGGAGACACGGGGTTGTGCCTCGCTGTTACCTGAACACGTGCTCATGGCCCCACGTGCCgaggttctgccaccctcacaggaacgaagttgctcctcatgtttagatggaacttcctatgttcaagtttgtgcccattccctgctgttctgtcactgggcatcactgaaaaaagactggtcccatcctcctgacacccaccctttaagtactgataggtattgatgagatcccccctcagtcttctccagactaaaaagacccaagtccctcagcctttcctcacggACGTCTTCTAATCTTctaatcatttttgtagccctttgctgtttcctctccagcagctccctctccttcttgaactggggagcccagaactggacacagtgctcccagacacagcctcaccagggcagagctggcGCAGCTCTGAGCCAGGTAGTCCTTTCCCTGCCACACCGCCCGgaccccccagcacagccctcgCCTCTCCTGCACCCACCGCCTCCCCGAGGCACAGCCAGGAAAGCCTCAGCCTTTGGCATCCCACCGCTGGCCGGTGGCCACTAACGCTCTGCTGTGCCTACCTCTTCTTGCCTGAACACGTGCTCGGCCTGCAGCTTGAGCTTCGTCAGGTACTGCCTGTAGTCACTGAATTCTGTAAGAGTGGAAACCACCTACggagaaaggaggggagaaacCCCCCAAGAACTGTCAAGCCAGCCAGAACAGCCTTCTCCggaacagccccagcccagcccgggggagctgctcctctgcccaccctccctcTGTGCTCGGGGGACCCCTTTTAtcagccccaccacagccaaacCTACTCTGCCATCACTGGTGATGAGGCCCTGCTTCCTCAGGCTCTGGAAGTTTTCTCTGCGCCTGTGGTATTCCTGCAGATAGGGGTCGTGCAGGCTGTTGTATTCTGTGCGCAGCAGGCGACAGTGGGGGTCTCCCAGGTCATAAAAGCCCGAGGGACGTTGAAgctgtaagagagatgttcccgAGTGTGTACAgggcaggagagagcagcagggacaaaggCACTCCCCAGCTCCGCACGCACACAGGGTGGCATTTCCAAACCTGCGAGGTATAGACCAATTCCTGGCTTCCTTCCCACCCAGAGGAAGGATCTCTCTACTTCAGAGACTCTCCCAACATAGGAGGAACCCTGTGCCTGCATCCTCCCTCCAGAAGGACTTCTCTGAATGACAGTAGAAAAGCTCTCTCACAGAAGAGAGCTCTTCTACTGCTTTCGACcacctttaccttttcccccagctttgcCACACCAAAGATGCTTGGGTTTGGCTCAGTTTtactcccttttcctttctacaCCTCTTCCCTGTTGGGCTGCTGGCATTTTCTGGTCCTGATGTGACTGCCAAGAGGGTCCGAGGGGCTGGCTCCTCGCAGCGGCAGCCAAGC
Proteins encoded in this region:
- the FSIP2 gene encoding fibrous sheath-interacting protein 2, with translation MAARRRRGLAAAGSLLPLLCALLRVAADTSTGRLQRPSGFYDLGDPHCRLLRTEYNSLHDPYLQEYHRRRENFQSLRKQGLITSDGRVVSTLTEFSDYRQYLTKLKLQAEHVFRQEEERLQKHLAKLKDAQNPPGAIYPSCLGERLRQPRRPTSPPPAKSRKISSKSGRCRRVTAVLDEGQTCSPSQPGQEGAEPPRRASPDAGSKPSLASTVNVRTKATSTSASVSERIPQPGPALPPRPNCGKCLSEPPTQEGEESSPAENAFPSMGPKSFLQPVPPAGPKPRAVRLKPIQRQG